In the genome of Acidobacteriota bacterium, the window GCCTGGAGGCTCAGCCGAAGCTGCTGCGCTTCCTCGAAACCGGCGAGATCCTGCCGCTGGGCGAAACCCGGCCTCAGTTCGTAGACGTGCGCGTGGTTGCCGCCACCAACGCCAATCTCGAGCAACTGGTGGCCGACGGCAGGTTCCGCGAGGACCTGTATTACCGGCTAAGCGTGATTCCGCTGCAGGTGCCGCCGCTGCGCGAACGCCGCGAGGAGATCCCGCTGCTCGTCGAGCACTTCCTCGACAAGTTCTCACACGAGCTGCAGAGGCCGCTGTTGCGGGTCGCCGAGGAAACACTCCACTACCTGGTACTGTACCGCTGGCCGGGCAACGTGCGGCAACTGGCCAACGAAGTGCGGCGCATGGTGGCCCTGGCCGAGCCGGGCGCGGTGTTGATGCCCGAGCACCTGTCCGCCGTCATCACCGCAAGCCGCCGCACGGTACCCGCCGATCAACTTGTCCTCGAACCCACCGAGATGGTGATGCGGATCGATCAGCCGCTGGCCGCCGCCACCGAACACCTGGAGCGCGCTCTCATCCAGCGCGCCCTCAAGAGCTGCAACGGCAAAGTGGACGATGCGGCCAAGCTGCTCGGCCTGTCGCGCAAGGGCCTGTACCTCAAGCGCCAGCGCCTCGGGATCGAATAGCGCCGCACCGGGCGAAGGTCACCGAGCCACCAGGCGCGCCGCGCCAGCGATTTGCCCGCCATCCCTGCGCCCGAAGCTCCGCCTCCGGCGTCCTCTTGACAAACCGCGAGCACGGCATCCACGTCGGCCGCCATGCTGTATCTCGCCCGGATCAGCATGGCGCGGCACGACTTCTAACTCGACGTTCCCTCGGCTCGCTCGTCAACCCGTGTGCTCTGAAATCAAGGAGTTCCGCCATGCGTGTCTTCATTGGCCTGTTCATGATCGCCGCCAGCCTGCTGTCGTCGCCGGCCGCGGCCACCGCCACCGGAACCATTCTCCGCCCGGACGGCGCGGGGGTCTCGCTACCGCTTACGCTCACCCGGGCACTACGGTAGAGCTGGTTAACGGGGCTGGGGCGGTTTGCACGGAATAGGCCTCCGGTCCGCTTGACCGCGGGACAAACCGAGACATACTGTCTGCAGGTTGGCTCTCCCAGCCCCCTCGACTCTTCCCGGGAGCCCTTGAAACACTGTGAGCCAGGCGATCGTGGATGCTTTGCCGGTGCTGACGCGGGACGAACTGTGCCTGCGGGAAGTGCACGCGACCGACGCGGCGGCGCTCGTGGCGCTGTTCGCGCGGCCCGACGTGTCGGCGCACCTCGATCCGCCGCCGGCGACCGTCGACGACTTCCTCACCTGGATTACCCTCAGCCAGTCGCGCCGCGCCGACAACCGTGCCGCGTGCTACACGCTGCTGGCCGGCAACCAGGAAGTGTCGGGCCTGTTCATGGCGCTGCGCCTGGAGGGCGACAGCCGCGCCGAGATCGGCTTCGCCATGTCACCGGGTCTGTGGGGCTCCGGCGTCTTCAAGCGAGCCGTGGACCTCTACCTCGATTTCCTGTTCAACGAATGGGGGGTCAAGACGCTGGTCGGCCGGACGCTCGTCCGCAACGCCCGCGGCGTCGGCGCCATGCGCAAGCTCGGCGCGACGATCGTCGAGGAGTCGGTGCGCAACGGCCAGCCTGAATACATCTGGACGCTGCAGCGGCAGAAGTCTTAGATCGTCGCCTTCAGAATCTCCTGGATCGCCTGGCGCACGGCCGGCGTCAGGTGCGCGTACTTCGGCCCCGCCTCCTCGCCCGCCAGCACGCGCGCGATCTTCGCCATCACCAGGCTCTTGACCGGCGCCGGCAGCCCCCGGAACGGCGGCGAGTAGATCATGTAGCTGAGCGGATATTTCTGCAGGCGCGTCTTCAGATCGAGATCGTGCAGCGAGCGGCCCTTCGGATCGCGGGGGCCTTCGGCCATGAATTTTTCGGCAAAGCCGGACGACCCTTCGATGGGGCCGCCGGTGATCGGCGCTTCATCCACGAACAGCATGTACTCGACAATCGCGTCAGCGGCTTCGGCAACCCGCGAATCCGACAGCGGACCGCCCACCCGCGATTCCCAGGTCGCGCGCGTGAACAGATTGAAGAGGTGCGCCTGGTGCTCCATCACCATCAGCGCGACGATGTCGCTGTACGGCGTGGGGTAACCGGTCAG includes:
- a CDS encoding GNAT family N-acetyltransferase gives rise to the protein MSQAIVDALPVLTRDELCLREVHATDAAALVALFARPDVSAHLDPPPATVDDFLTWITLSQSRRADNRAACYTLLAGNQEVSGLFMALRLEGDSRAEIGFAMSPGLWGSGVFKRAVDLYLDFLFNEWGVKTLVGRTLVRNARGVGAMRKLGATIVEESVRNGQPEYIWTLQRQKS